A window of the Desulfovibrio oxyclinae DSM 11498 genome harbors these coding sequences:
- the fliQ gene encoding flagellar biosynthesis protein FliQ: MTPEFVIGFAREAIELTLTIALPMLGVGMAVGIIISIFQAATQIQEMTLTIVPKIIAIFLVLLISFPWIMDRMVTYTTNVFLNLPTYIR, encoded by the coding sequence ATGACACCGGAATTCGTCATCGGCTTTGCAAGAGAAGCCATCGAGCTGACCCTGACCATCGCCCTGCCCATGCTCGGCGTGGGGATGGCCGTTGGCATCATCATCAGTATCTTTCAGGCCGCCACGCAGATTCAGGAGATGACCCTGACCATCGTGCCGAAGATCATCGCCATCTTTTTGGTGTTGCTCATATCATTCCCATGGATCATGGACAGGATGGTGACCTACACCACCAACGTATTTCTCAATCTTCCCACGTATATCCGCTGA
- a CDS encoding DUF4079 family protein: protein MLYFHPVFQAVATLLALYALTLGFRRFQFNHLKKRVAFNWKRHVFVGRLALGMWMLGMVGGLMMARIYWSTTLLTGLHWQVAFWMLPLILFGFATGEVMNRLKEPRKILPLLHGLNNLILICLALFQFYTGWHVLKDFVL, encoded by the coding sequence ATGCTGTATTTTCACCCCGTCTTTCAGGCCGTGGCAACCCTGCTGGCGCTTTACGCGCTGACGCTTGGTTTTCGCAGGTTCCAGTTCAACCATCTGAAAAAGCGCGTCGCCTTCAACTGGAAGCGCCACGTGTTCGTGGGCCGTCTGGCGCTTGGCATGTGGATGCTCGGCATGGTGGGCGGGCTGATGATGGCCCGGATATACTGGTCCACGACCCTGCTCACCGGGCTGCACTGGCAGGTGGCTTTCTGGATGCTGCCGCTGATCCTGTTCGGGTTCGCCACCGGAGAAGTCATGAACCGCCTCAAGGAACCCCGCAAGATCCTGCCGCTGCTGCACGGCCTCAACAACCTCATCCTGATATGCCTCGCCCTGTTCCAGTTCTACACCGGCTGGCACGTGCTCAAGGATTTCGTGCTCTGA
- a CDS encoding methyltransferase domain-containing protein: protein MTEYTHSPKIICLTGPRAAGKTTVAKQLADELGYLHIWLDGINGQVCEQLGIELAQVNLHTAENQKAYADIFRDILKGNRYQNIVFEGERIRFPYILHTFLNNAMNYYGEYAVIKGFSLSPDRETHYKYYKLREIQRMKKYIKDNAHRSPEERKGDNLAREFDLNTMPDPEGFEVVESPEAIMEWARANAETHHPSLPREYAEVIKKVADSETYTPFYQTIEVDGKRIISGMTRSDRSWKNVSMLGVDFSGKRVVDLGSMHGYFSFKVEECGAAEIIGLELNPSSVSVAEYLAGVRDSVAEFRICDVNKDPLPECDIMMAMNMLHWVKDLEGFVTAMGEVSKELVMEIGETQIKRIVSVLKPLGFSMRKTVKSHRPDKFIGQRYLFHFVKK, encoded by the coding sequence ATGACGGAATATACCCACAGTCCCAAGATCATTTGCCTTACCGGCCCACGCGCCGCAGGGAAAACCACCGTTGCCAAGCAACTGGCGGACGAGTTGGGATACCTTCACATCTGGCTGGACGGCATCAACGGGCAGGTCTGCGAGCAACTCGGCATCGAACTGGCGCAGGTGAATCTGCACACCGCCGAAAACCAGAAGGCATACGCCGATATCTTCCGCGACATCCTCAAGGGCAACCGCTATCAGAACATCGTGTTTGAAGGCGAGCGCATCCGTTTTCCGTACATTCTGCACACGTTTTTGAACAACGCCATGAACTATTACGGGGAGTACGCCGTCATCAAGGGCTTCTCCCTGTCACCCGACCGCGAGACCCATTACAAGTACTACAAGCTGCGCGAAATCCAGCGCATGAAAAAATACATCAAGGACAACGCGCATCGGTCCCCGGAAGAACGCAAGGGCGACAACCTCGCTCGCGAGTTCGACCTGAACACCATGCCCGATCCGGAAGGCTTCGAGGTGGTGGAGAGCCCGGAGGCCATCATGGAATGGGCCCGTGCCAATGCCGAAACGCACCATCCGTCGCTGCCACGCGAATACGCCGAGGTGATCAAGAAGGTGGCGGACTCCGAGACCTATACGCCGTTCTACCAGACCATCGAGGTGGACGGAAAACGCATCATCAGCGGCATGACCCGTTCGGACAGGTCATGGAAGAACGTGTCCATGCTCGGCGTGGATTTCTCCGGAAAGCGCGTGGTGGACCTCGGGTCCATGCACGGCTATTTTTCGTTCAAGGTCGAGGAATGCGGCGCGGCGGAAATCATCGGACTGGAGCTCAACCCCAGTTCCGTGAGCGTGGCAGAGTATCTCGCCGGTGTTCGCGATTCCGTTGCGGAGTTTCGCATCTGCGATGTGAACAAGGATCCGCTGCCGGAGTGCGACATCATGATGGCCATGAACATGCTGCACTGGGTCAAGGATCTGGAAGGCTTCGTCACCGCCATGGGCGAGGTCTCGAAGGAGCTGGTCATGGAGATCGGGGAAACGCAGATCAAGCGCATCGTGAGCGTGCTCAAGCCGCTGGGCTTCTCCATGCGCAAGACAGTCAAATCCCACCGCCCGGACAAGTTCATAGGGCAGCGGTATCTCTTCCATTTCGTGAAAAAGTAG